A window of Hymenobacter siberiensis genomic DNA:
CGCCCTCATACACTTCCTCCCACTCCACGAACTCGTCGTTGCTGATTTTATCCTGAAAATCCTGAACGGAGATAAAATGGTAGTCCTTGCCTTGCACTTCGGCCCGGCCGCGACGGTCGCGGGTGCAGGCAGAAATGGAAAAGCTAAGTTCCGGCAACCGGTCCATGAGGCGGTGCACGATGGTGGTTTTGCCAGCGCCCGAGGGGGCCGAAAACACAATGATTTTGCCTTGCATCGCGCAAAGCTACCGGTATTAGGCCATTTGCACACCTACGCGAGCCAAAATGGCATCGTGCAGGGTGGCCGGGATGGGCTGCCGGGTTACGCGCTGGTTCAGAAAACCAATAAATACGCGCTGCTTCTCGATGTCGTCGAAGCAAGGCGAGCAGTCCGTGGCGTTGTCGAAGAGGTAATCTTCGTCCTCGGCGGTCAGGGGCTGGCCTTCGATGAGTTGTTCTAGTACAGTGTTCACTCGTTCGCAGTCGGGGCCATTAGCCAAAATGGGGGCCGACGTATTGGTTTCTTTAGTAGCGGATTGGTTCATAATTGAAAATGTAGGAAAGGGGTGAGGAGCAATGCAGTACAAGGCCGGGAATAATGCGCCCTTGTTGAAGACGTTAATTATTCTCGGCCTCGGTTAGTTCCGTTTCATCGTCTATTGCATCATTGCCATATCCCATTGACTGGGCGTATTTCTCCAGCTTATCCTTAAGAAAATTGCGGGCGCGGTGCAGCCGTGAACGCACCGTACCTATCGGAATATCAAGCACTTTAGCCATTTCCTCGTAGGTAAACCCTTCGAGGTCGCAGAGGATGATGACGGTACGAAAATCGACCGGCAAAGAATTTAGCGCGCTGGCAACTTCGTCGCCGATGAGGTCGCGGGTCGACTGCTGGCGCATGTCGGACGAAGAAGCGCCAATTTCGCCTTCGGCCTCCACATCGTCGGGGTTGTAATAGCCCTCAATTTCGCTGTAATCGACCTTGGCGGGCTGCTTGCTTTTCTTACGGAAGTCGTTGATAAACGAATTCTTAAGAATGCGGAATAGCCAAGCCTTGGCATTGGTACCGGCCTCGAAATACTCGAAAAAACGGTACGCCTTGAGGTAGGTTTCCTGCACCAAGTCGTTGGCATCATCCTCATCGAGGGTGAGGCGGTAGGCAAAGTTGTAGAGCGGGTCGAGCACAGGCATTAGCTCGGCCTGAAAACGCCGGTCTTTTTCCTCTTTGCTCAGTTTAACCCGTTCGGGAGAATCGCTCATACACGTGGGCGGGGGAAATTGCAGGCCGAAACCTACGAAGGAATAGGGGATTATGACAATAGAAGCAGGTGAGGCAGCAACTCGACAGTGGGGCTGACCGGGTTAATCCATGCCAATAACCGCTCATTGTGCGACGCTACCCGCAGCCCGGAAAGACCAAAAGTAGCGCAACGCAACGTGCGGCGCATTGCCCGATGTACGGATTGCATCGGCTGCTAGGTTGCGATATGGCAAACAAGCAGCAAATTAACTAGACGAATCAGCCATTGTTCGTCGCCATATAGCATTTATTGCTCGACCAGTAGCGGCGCCCACGCGGCCACCCGCGCCGCCGCCGCCGCCGCCGCAATGGCTCGGATGCAAGTGCAGGCGGCAGGCTGCTGGCGGCAGTCGTCACAATTCGGCTTGTCGAAGACCATGAATTCGGCGTACGGGCCCAATGGGGCCCAGCGGCCGGGGTGCATGGGCCGGATGGGCGGGTACAAGCCCAGCGCGTGGCGGCCCAGCGCGGCGGCCAGATGCAGCGGGCCGGTGCTGCCGGCCACAAGGCCATCGGCGGCGGCAATGAAGGCGATGAACTGCGGCAGGCTGAGCCGGCCAGTGAGGTCGGCAGTGAGGAAGGCGGCATTTTCCTGAAGCCAGGGGGCCAGCTCCTCCCCTTCCGCAGCTGTGCCGGTGATGAAGACGCGGTGGCCGGCGCGGTGCAGCAGCTTGGCGAGCTGGGCGAAGTTATCGAGGCCCCACTCGCGGGCGCTGCCCCGGCTGCGCGGGTGCAGGATGACGTTGAGCTGGCCGGGCTGGCGCTGCTGGAGCAGCTCCTGGAGCGGCGGGGCCAGCGGCTCGGTGGCGCGCAGACGCACCAGCTGGGCCACTTCCTCTGTAGTGGGCGTGGAAGTATCACCGAGGGGCTCCAGCAGCTTCACATTTAGCTGGGCTTCGTGCAGAGGAGAGTGGCGGCGGCTGAGGGCGATGAGCTGGTTGCAGGTGAGCCAGTGCTGCCAGCGGTTGCGGGTGCCGATGCGCAGCGGGATTCTGGCCTTCTGGGCGAGGCGGGCCAGAATTTTATTGGGGAAGACGTGGATGATGGCAGCGGCGGCGTAGGCGCGCAAGGTTTCGAGCTGAGCCGTTACGGATTCTTTAAGCAGCTCATCCAGGTTCAGGAAGTCATCGACCCACGGGCAGGCAGCGGCCATGGGCGCGGTGTAGGTGCGGCCGATGAGCACCACCCGGCAGCCGGGAAACAGCTGCTTGAGCCGGCCACAAACCGGCAGGGTGAGCACCACATCGCCAATGGCGTCGGTGCGGGAGACGAGGAAGGTGAAGGTTTTTTCCGGGCTCATGCTTCGGCTTGTTCGGTGCGGGTTTTCAGCTTGGCGAATTTCAGGAACACGCCCCAGGCCGAGATGCCGGCGATGCACAGGCCGGCAAAGCCATCAAGGAAACCAAGGCGAAAGAAGTAGCCGTGCACGAATTTCCAGAGCGGCTTGAGCAGCAGGTGAAACAGGCTGACGTGGGTACGACCACGCAGGGCCAATTCCTGGGCCGTGATGCTGGTGAACTTGTTGAGCTGGCTGACGTGCTGCGCAATGCTGTGGTAGCTGTAGTGCAGGGCATCGCCGGCGAGTGGGCCGGTAGTCTGGCCGGGGTTTACCTCAAATTTCTCGTGCAGGAGCAGGCCGGTCCAGCGGCCCAGGCGGCGGTCGTAGAGGCGCAACTTGCGGTCGGGGTACCAGCCGCCGTGGCGCACCCAGTGGCCGCAGTAGTTGGTGAGGCGGGCCAGCGAGTAGGCGGCGTGCTGCCAGTCGGCCTTAACGGCGCGGATGGACTGGCGCAGCTCGTCGGTGAGGACTTCGTCGGCATCGAGCTGGAGTACGTGGTCGAATTTCGCCTGGCTGGTGGCGTAGTTTTTCTGTTCGACGTAGCCGGCGAAGGCGTGCTGGATAACGCGACCCCCGTGCTGGCGGCAGATTTCCACAGTAGCATCGGTAGAGAAGGAATCGACCACGAGCACGTCGTCGGCCACGTCGCCCAGGGCCTGGAGGCAGCGGGCAATATTGGCCGCTTCGTTGAAGGTGATGATAACGACAGAGAGAGGGATGGGCATGGGCGGGCAAATATCCGGCGTTTTTGTTGACTGAAGCATGGACCGTTTTTGCAATATTTTCGTACCGCAACCCACCGGGCGTGCGTAACTTGCACCCGAATTCGTTTCTCAACACATGAAAAAAACGCTCCTCCCCGGCCTGTTGGCCGCTGCTCTGCTGTCGCTCACGCTGCCTTCGTGCGGCCCTTCTGCCGCCGAGGGCGACGATGACGTAGCCACCACCGCCCTGCCCCCGCTGCCCGCTGCCCCCGACACCACCCAGGGTGCCAAGCAGCCCGAGCAGATGCGCGAATTGAACTCTGTGAACGCCACGGAAGATATCAAGAAAATGCAGCCGCAGATGTAGACCACGGATTGGCTCGGATTTTAGCGAATTTGGCTACGCCGACCTTCGGTTCACGGATTTTGTGGACGCTGACCTTCGGTTGGGGGCGCGCTGACTCGGGCCATTCATTAGGTTTTCTGCTTTTAATTGATTGGGCCGTTACTGCTGAGGCGGTAGCGGCCCAATTTCTTTTTCTTCTGATTTAATTACCATGGAAAATAACATTGTGCTGCGCCGGGGCGTGGAAGCCGATTTGCCGCAGGTGCTGGGCCTGATTCAGGAGCTGGCCGAATATGAGAAAGCACCGGAGGCCGTGACCAACACGCTGGTGGCCATGCAGCGCGATGGGTTTGGGCCGGACCCCATCTTCGGCTTTTTCGTACTGGAAAATGAGAGGGCCGAAATCATCGGGCTGGCGCTGTTTTACACGGCCTACTCTACCTGGAAGGGCCGGATGCTGTACCTCGAAGACCTGGTGGTGACGGAGGCGGGCCGGCGCGGCGGCCTGGGCCGGCTGTTGTTCGATGCCGTGGTGGCCGAAGCCCGCGCCACCGGCGCCGTGCGGATGAAATGGCAGGTACTGAACTGGAATGAGCCCGCCATCGGCTTTTACAAAAAGCTGGGCGCGACCATTGAGGACGAATGGCTAAATGGCAACCTGGACGAGGCCCAGCTAGGGCGCTACGAGGTGGCGGCGGTGGCCACGGCTGCAGCCGCACCGGCTACGGGGCGCAGCTTGTAGCTGCTGTAGCGGCAAAGGCTGGCGGTACTCTACCCTACTATTTTTCAGGTACAAAAACGGGGCAGCCCGACCTTTGGGGTTACGACACCACCAAAAACCCGTTCTGCCCCGTGAAGCAACACTTCGCCGCTAAAATTACGACGCTTTTGCAGCAGGCCCCGTTTGTGGGCCACTTGTCCCGCCAAAAGTTTGTGGGCCAGTTTATTCTTGGCCTGATAAAGAGCCGCAACGTGCAATTCGGCGAGGTGGCCCAGCACCTCAATGACGCGGCCAAGCCCGCCTCGAACGAAACGCGCATTCAGGACTTTTTCCGCGAAGTAGACCTCAATTACGTACTGGTGGCCAGGATTTTACTGAGTTTGTTGCCTGCGCAGGGCAAGCTGCGCTTATGCCTCGACCGCACGGAGTGGGACTTCGGCCAGTGCCAAGTGAACATCCTGCTCGTCACCGTCGGCACGGGCGAGGTCCACGTGCCCCTTTATTGGCACCTGCTCGACAACCGCAGCGGCAACTCCAACGCCGCCGACCGCATCGCGGTGCTCGAAAAGTGCCTGGCCTTGCTGGGCAAAGACCGCATCGGCCTGGTCGTGGGCGACCGGGAATTTGTCGGCCATGCGTGGTTCAAGTGGCTCAAAGACAATGGGCTTAATTTTGTCATGCGCCTGCCCAAGCACCACTGCCTGACCCACGCCGACGGCCGGCGGCAGGCCGTGGCCGACCTGGGCCTGGTGCCGGGGCAGGTGCGCCGCTTCGCCCACGTGCAGGTCGACGGAGTCTGGGGGCAGGTCTGGGTCAAGGCCGTGGCGGCGGACGCGTTTGTCTTCCTGTTTGCCACGGCCGGTCTGAACCACCTCGAGCAACTCTATGCCAAGCGCTGGACGATTGAGCAATGCTTTCAAAATCTGAAAGGGCGGGGCTTTAACCTGGAAGCCACCCACTTGCGCTGTTTCCAAAAGCTGCGCAAGCTCGTGGCCCTGGTCAGCCTGGCCTACGCGTTTTGTCTGGGCGTGGGCGCGGCCGCCCACGGCGGCCGCCAGCCCATTGCCCGCAAAAACCACGGCTACCGGGCCGCCAGCCTGAGCCGCCACGGCCTCAATCTGCTCCGCCAACTCGCCCGCCCGCTGACCCTGCCCGAGGACCCATTGGCCCGCTTGGTTGAAACGCTACTGAACTGGATTACGAGGCAACTTGCTAAAAATCAATTACTAAAAATAGTAGGGTAGAGTAGTTGGCGGTTATCCTCAACAACCTAGAGCCGGGTGAACTTCTGGCTGCCAGTGCGGCCTTGCGCATCCTGCCAGCGCAATACATACAGGCCGGGCTGCGTAGCGGGCAGATTTAGGGTGAGCACGTTCAGGCCAACAGGTACGCTGAGGGCGGTGGCCATGATGCGGCGGCCCAGCATGTCATACACCCAGAAAATTACCGTGCCATCGGCGGAGGCGGGATATTGGAGGCGTAGCCGGGAGTCCGTCACCGGGTTGGGGAAGATGCTGACGCTGGCGCTTTCCGAGCTTATGACTACGGGAACAGCGTTGTCGAGTGAGCCATCGGGGCGCTGCAGGCGGAGGCGGTAGTAGTGCAGGCCGGTGAGTGGCTGGGCATCTACGTACTGGTACTGACTGGCGGGGGGGCGCGGGGCGATGGTGGCCAGCGGCGTCCAAGCGGTGGTATCGCCGCTCAGGCTGCGCTCCACCACGAAGCGGCTCAGGAAGCACTCGTCGCGGGTGGCCCAGCTGAGAGTGGCGCCGGTGCCGGCAGTGTACTGCCCGGTGAGGCCGGTGAGGGGAGCGGGCAGCAGGGCCGGGCCGCTGCAGCCCAGGTTGCGAAAGCTGCGCACCCGCAGCACCTGCCGCCCACCGGCCACTTCGCTGAGGGGGTTCAACGAACGGGTGGTTTGACCAAGCGCCAGGGCGTAGTGCATGATGGCGCGGGGCAGGTTGAGGTGGTTGAGCTGCTGGGCGTGGCCCAGCTCGTGCACGGCCACCGACTCAAAATCGACCTGGTTGATGGCGGCCGGCAACGGACCAAACTGGAAGGGCGAGGCATCGTCGAACTGCATATCGATTTCCTTCACCCAGAATATTACCTCGCCATTCGGCGCGTAGCAGCCTTTGTAGTAGCTGGTGGTGCGGCCCAGAACGCGGGCGGGCAGCTCGGCCCCCTGGTCGAAGGCAACGACGTTCTGGCCGTCGTCGGCGATGGTGTTGGTGGCGCTGGCGGGGCCCACTTCCCAGTTCATGCCCGTCTGGCAGCGCCAGGTGGCCAGGGCGCGCTGCCAAGCCGCAGCCGGCGTGGCCGTGAAGTTGGGCCCGAAGCGGAAGGTGATGCCCCCGGTGGCATTGAGGGCAATGTGGTTCGGGCGCTGGAGCAGCTTGCCATCGGTGCTCTCCACGTTGGTGAGGGCGTAGACGATGGTAACGGCACTACTGCTTTCGACATTGAGCTGGTCGGAAGTGGTGACGCGCACCGGGCCGGAGCCGGCAGGGTGGCCGCTGCTCACCGGGCTGCCGCCGCTGGCCGTGGAAGGCACCCGCACCTGAATCTGGTTGTTGGTCCAGCTGAGGTAATCGTCGTCGCGGGCTTTCACGCGGGTCGCACCGCCATCGTCGGCATTCCTGAATTCAACAAAGCCACTGCCCCGGGTGCTGCCAAAGCCGTCGCCGGTGATGGTGAGCACCGCCCCGGTACCCGCCGTGAGGCTGGTGGGTGCAAAGCCCGCAATGGTAGGGGCCGCCGTGCCCCGCTGCGCGGGCGCCGCCGCCTGGGCCAGCGCCGGGTTGGCCTGCAACACCTGGCGCGCCTGCCCCGTGAGCTGGGCTATTTCCTGATAAAAGCCCGCATCCAGCGCCTTGTAAACACGAAAGGGCTCGGAGGCGGTGCCCTCAGTGGGGTTGAATTGGATGAAACCCTGCTCGCTGCCCACTGGGGTGAAGGCGGCGGGGCCAACGACCGGAAGGCCCGGCCAGGGCGCGGGCATCAGGAAGAAAACGCCCTGCTGGCCGGGCGTGAGCTGCAGGGTATTGGTCAGGATTTGCTGGTCGAGCCCCAGCCGGCCGCCTTCGGTGAGGACGGTGAGGCCGGTGGTATCGGCTACCGGGCCTTTCAGCAGCGAAAAGACCCGTAGCCGGTGCCGGGTGAAGAGGTGCCGGTGGCCGGCATCCCAGAAGCTGCGGGCGTCGAGTACCTGCGCTTCAACTACCAGGGCCGACTGCCGGGCGCGGCGGGCCGGCTCCAGGGGCAGCATCAGGCAGCGGGTTTCGGCGGGCACCGGGGCCTGGGCCAGTGCCGGGCCGGCTCCCGCTATCAGCAGCCCCAATGTACTCGCCCACTTGCGGCTCACGAAACGAAGAAATGGTAGTGCAGCAGGCATAAGCAAGGAAAAAAACGAGTGCTGCCGAAGATACGGCAAACCGGGATGAAGGGCCTTAGTGCCTGGCCCAACAAGTTGGCTGCCGGCTGTTCGGATGGCAGCTTAGTACCCACGCCGGGCTTCGGCCAGCTCGCGGGCGAACCGGTGGTTCTGGCGGTACTGGCGCACATCGCGCCAGATGACGCCCACAAACACGTTGAGGCGGTAGCTGAAGTACATGCCGTCGAAATCGTCCTCATAATCAACTTCAAGCACCGATTTGCGGTAGCCCACGCTGCCGCTCACCCCCACCCAGCGAAACGGCTTGACCAAGATGGAAAGCCCGGCCTCGACGGGCACAAACAGGCCCCGGTGGTCGGTAGTGGTGGAGCCGCTTTGGTTGGTAATGGTGTAGTGGCTGCGGCCCAGGCCCACTTCCAGCGGCAGGCTGATTTCGAGCCAGGGCCGCTGGAAGAAAATATAGCTCACGTTGGGCGTGAAGTACGTGAGGCCGAGCTGAGGCGTGAGGGTATCGGTGATTTTCTTGGTACGCTTGCCGTTTCGGTATTGGTAGATATAGAGCGCGGCATAGTCACGGCTGAGGGTGTAGCCGCCCAGGCCCAACCGCCAGCGCCGGCCGGGCAGCAGCACCCCGGCATTGACCCCAATGATGTGCACGGCCGACGACTGCACGAAGGACTCGCGGTTATCGAGCGAAATCACAAAGCCCACCCGGCGGCGCGGGGCCACGGGGGCCGGGCAAGGCGGTCCCGCCTCCGTGGCTCCGGCCGAATCGGCGGCGGGCCGGGTCTGGGCGGCTCCCACCAAGGCATTCAGCAGCAGGGCAACCAGCAAGCTGGCCCCGATGTAACGAGTCATAGTAAAGTAGTAGCAGTGGCGCAATCGGGCTAAAGCTAAGCCATTAACGTGAGCTACGCATGATAGCCGACAACAAAGACAGAGGCCGGCGCTGGCAGTTTAACTAGCCGGGCTGGCTGGCGCGGACTGGGGCAGCCACTGGGGCGAGCCGCCGGCCACGGCGGGCCAGCCGTCGGCAGTGTAGTCCAGGCGGGCCAGAATGAGCACACGGCGCGAGTAGCCCTCCGAATCGTCGATGGCGTCGAAGGTGGGCTGGCGGGGGTCGATGGCGTGGCAGGCCAGCCAGTCCTGGCCGGCGGCATCGGTCACCACGCAGTTGTGGCCGGGGGCATGCCAGTGGGCATTGGCGGCAAGCAAGGCGGCGTGGGGATTGGCGGTGGCGGCGGCGTAGGCTTCGAAGGGGCCGGTGGCGTGGCGGGCGCGGGCCACCAGCACGGCGTAGTGGGCGTGCGGGCCGCAGCAGTTGTCCCCCGAAAAAAACAGGTAGTACCAGCCGGCGCGGTAGTGCACCCAGGCCCCTTCGATGAGGCGGTGGTAGTTGGCGGGGTCGTCGGAAGCGCTGGGGTGCAGCACGGCCACGGCCTCGCTGCCGGGGGCGAAGCGCAGGCGGTCGGGGGCCAGCTCGCGCACCCAGATGGGGCCGAACCCCGAGCCCCAGTACAGCAGCCGCCGGCCGGTGGCAGGGTCATCAAACGCCATGGGGTCGATGCAGGTGAAGCCGGGGCCGGGCAACATGGGCCGGGCACAGTCTACGAACGGGCCAGCGGGCGCATCGGCCACGGCCACGGCCAGGCTGAAGTAGTCGGCGCCATCGGGCCGGGACGAGTAGTACAGATAATAGCGCCCGCCGTGCTCGCTCACGTGCGGAGCCCATATTTTCTGGCTTTCGGTGGCCCAGACGGGCTTTTCGGGCAGGCCTTCGCCGAGGTATTCCCAAGCCACCAAATCGCGGGAGCGGGCCACTTGCAGGTTGATAATGAGGCCGGCGCGCTTGGTTTGGGTACCATAGGCGTAGTACCAGCCATCGGCGGCGCGAATAATGGTGGGGTCCGGAAAGTTGTCGTCGAGGACGGGATTGGTGAACATGGCGGCTTTAATTAAGAGTTAAGAGTTTCAATCATAACGTTCCTCGTAACTCTTAACTCTTAATTCCTAACTCCCCTATTGCTCCCGCTGCTGCTGCAGCCACAGGTAGGCCGAGGCAACATCATCGAAAGTGCCTACTGATGGGGTAGTAATGGGATATATCCGCTCTTCGGTGGCGTGGCGGGCCTGTAGGCTTAGGGGCAGCACCCAGGCAAAGTAGCGCAGGCCGGCGGTCTGCATCTCTTCCAGCCACCGCGCACCCCAGTGAGTGCGTTGCATGTGTACGGCAAGGATATTGGTGCCGTCGGTCAGGATTTTCTGGCAGGGCCACTGGCGCAGGCTGGCCAACATCTGCTCGCAGGCGGCCTGGGCCAGGGAGGCATCGTAGCTGCCGCGCAGGTCCACGTAGAGCCAGCGGTTCGGCTCATCGTGACCGATGAACAGGGTGGGAGAATCGAAAACAGTTTGCATGGATAGGCGGAGCGCGGGGCTGGCAACGACCTTTTGCGCACTCAAAGAACGACACATAAGCCTTCCCGGTCCTGGATTCTGCCTTCTTACTCGCGGGCACAAATACTTTGCCGGCCGCGCATTCATCTGCTGCGGCCGGGCACTAGCTTTGTGGTTCTGCTTGCGCCGGAAGGTGCCCGAAAACCCGGCAAACCGCTTGCTCTCGCCTCACTCCCACCCTGTTCGCTGATGTTCAAAAAAAGTGTTGCCCTCCTGGCGCTGTTGTGTGCGCCGTTTAGCCTGTTGGCCTGGGGCGTGGTAGGCCACCGGGCCGTGGCCAAAATTGCCGAAAACTACCTCTCTTCCACGGCCAGGCGCGAAGTAGCCCGCATCCTGGGCCACGAAACCATGCCGTTGGTAAGCACCTGGGCCGATGAGCTGCGCTCGGACCCGCAGTTCCGCGACACGGCACCCTGGCACTACCTCAACGTGCCCGTGGGCCTCGATTTTGCCGCCTTTGTGAAGCAGCTGAACGACCCCGCCCTGGCCGCCCCCGCCGCGCCCACCAACGCCTACACGGCCCTGCTGCAAGCCCGCCGCGACCTGAAAGACCCCAAGAAAACCGCCGAGGAAAAGCTCGTGGCCCTCAAGTTTGTGGTTCACCTGGTGGGCGATGTGCACCAGCCCCTGCACGTAGGCCACGCCGAAGACAAAGGCGGCAACAGCATCATGGTGAACTGGCGCGCCAAGGACGATACCAACCTGCACAGCGTGTGGGATACCGCCCTGGTAGAATACCCCGGCTTCACCTATAGCGAAATGGCCACGGCCTACGACCACGCCACGCCCGCCCAAATCAAGCAGTGGCAGAGGGACGACATGACGACCTGGCTTTTCGAGTCGTACCAGCTCTGCACGCCCATCTACGCCAGCGCGGCCGTTTCGCCCACCAAGCTCGACTGGCACTTCTACCCCACCTTCGGCCCCACCGTGGAGCAGCAGGTGCTGAAAGCCGGCATCCGCCTGGCTGGTGTGCTCAACGAGGTATTCGACAAGTAAGCCGGCACCTTCCAACGCTCATTTCTGAAGCCCCGGCCCCACCAGCGCCGAGGCTCTTTTTAGGGGGCATTTTTTGCGCCCCGACGTGACTCCGCCCCTTGTACTACTGGCTTTGCTACCGGTATGCCGCCCTGCCGGATACGACCTGGCGGGGGCTACCGCTTAGGAGTCCATAACCGGTATTGGAGTTGTTTAGAAAGTCACAAAAGGTACTCAAACGGTCATACTGCGCTGCCCTCTGCATGACCGTTCGGGGACTTTCTAAACAGCTTCATTATCAAAATAGTAGGTTCAGCACCTGTTTTTCCTGAAATTATTCGTAGCGTGTCGACCTTTTTTCAGCTGTCTATCAGCGATGTATCAGGGCAATTACTACAGTATGATGTTTTTGATGACGAATTCTTAAAACAGTTGATGAAAAAATGCAGGATATTGCATGCGCAATCGATTTGCCTGCACTATGCAAGTTGAGTAAAGATTGCAGCACTCTCAATAGTCATATTTCTCTGTTACCCTTTTTCATGATAGAATCTTACAATCGAAAAACCTGGGCGAGCCGTTTGCAGAAGGCTGGTTTAGCTATATTGGTGGCGGGTGGGGCCGCTGGAGCCGCACAAGCGCAGGCGCTGAACTATACGCCCAGCACGGCCGTGAACGTGGCCGGCACTTATACCGACCTGGGCACCACCGGTACGGCCATTGCCACGGCCAACACCGACGATGACAACTCGGCGGCGCAGGCCATTGGGTTCAGCTTCAACTTCAATGGCATCGCGTTCACGCAGTTTGTGCTGAACACGAACGGTCTGATTCGGCTGGGCAGCGCAGCGCCTTCGTCGGTGGCAGCCTTTCCACCGTTTGCTCAAACGCCGGAATCCGGCCCGATTTCCGGCACCAACGCGGCAGATATCAACCTGATTGCACCGTTCAACCTGGACCTGGGCCCCGGCACCGCCGGCGGCACCGAGTACCGCGTGGTTACCACCGGCACAGCCCCCAACCGGGTGTGCACCATTCAGTGGAAAAACGTGGCCGACAAGCCCCAGGCCGCTTCTTCGACCATTGCGACAGTTATCGCCACGCAGTTCGATAACTTTTCCTTCCAGGTAAAGCTCTACGAAACCACCAATAACGTGGAGTTTGTGTACGGTACTGCCATGGCCAGCACCGGCGTATCGAATATCAAATACGCGGCCATTGGCATCAAGGGCGCGGTACCGGCATCGTCGGTATTGGCCACCAAGCCGTCTACGGGGCTCTGGTCGGCGGCCACCTTTATTGTGGGCCCTTACCTGGCATCGAGCGCGGGCAACGCCCACAACGTCCGTCAAACGGCTTTGCCGGATGTGGGCCGCACCTACCGCTTCGCGCCTACGCCGACCAGCGATGCAGCGGTATCGGTTATTTATACGCTGGGCAAAATAGCCAGCCCGGATGCGCTGCCGCACGCCGTGCGGGCCGTGGTGACCAATGCCGGCGTCTCGGCGCAGACCAACCTCGACGTGACGCTGAACGTGACCGGGGCCAACACCTTCACCGATACCAAGCGCGTGGCCTCGCTGGCGGCGGGCGCTTCCACTACGGTTACGTTTGCCAGCTACCCGGCCACGCTCGCGGCGGGCACCAACACGATTACCGTAACCGTGCCGGCCGATGGCAACAACACCAACAACACCGCCACCTACGGCCAGCTGGTAACGGCCAACCGCGTGTCGTATACCGACCAGGCAGCTGCGGCTACGGGAGGCATTGGCCTCGGCAACGCCATTCTGGCTTCGAAGTACACGCTGCCGGCGGCCACCACCATTGGCGATGTGGTGCTAACCTTTGCCCCGGCCGCCGGCACGACGACCAACACGGCTCCGTACCAGCTGGTTATCTATGATGCTTCGGCCCCAGGGGGCCTGCCCGGCGCGCTGCTCTACACCTCGCCCACGCAGAACCGTACCACCGCCGGCGGCACCGTTACGCTAACGGTACCCAACATCGCCGTACCAACCAGCTTTTTTGTGGGTGTGAAAGAAACCAGCGCCACCAACATGTCGCTTTCTTACCAGCTTGAGGCCCCCATTCGCCCCGGCACGTTCTTCTACCTGCCGGGCGGCACGGCCACCTGGCTCGATTTCGCCCCCAACAACTCGTTCCGCTTTGCGATTGAGTTTGGCACCATCAC
This region includes:
- a CDS encoding glycoside hydrolase family 43 protein; this translates as MFTNPVLDDNFPDPTIIRAADGWYYAYGTQTKRAGLIINLQVARSRDLVAWEYLGEGLPEKPVWATESQKIWAPHVSEHGGRYYLYYSSRPDGADYFSLAVAVADAPAGPFVDCARPMLPGPGFTCIDPMAFDDPATGRRLLYWGSGFGPIWVRELAPDRLRFAPGSEAVAVLHPSASDDPANYHRLIEGAWVHYRAGWYYLFFSGDNCCGPHAHYAVLVARARHATGPFEAYAAATANPHAALLAANAHWHAPGHNCVVTDAAGQDWLACHAIDPRQPTFDAIDDSEGYSRRVLILARLDYTADGWPAVAGGSPQWLPQSAPASPAS
- a CDS encoding S1/P1 nuclease translates to MFKKSVALLALLCAPFSLLAWGVVGHRAVAKIAENYLSSTARREVARILGHETMPLVSTWADELRSDPQFRDTAPWHYLNVPVGLDFAAFVKQLNDPALAAPAAPTNAYTALLQARRDLKDPKKTAEEKLVALKFVVHLVGDVHQPLHVGHAEDKGGNSIMVNWRAKDDTNLHSVWDTALVEYPGFTYSEMATAYDHATPAQIKQWQRDDMTTWLFESYQLCTPIYASAAVSPTKLDWHFYPTFGPTVEQQVLKAGIRLAGVLNEVFDK
- a CDS encoding T9SS type A sorting domain-containing protein — its product is MIESYNRKTWASRLQKAGLAILVAGGAAGAAQAQALNYTPSTAVNVAGTYTDLGTTGTAIATANTDDDNSAAQAIGFSFNFNGIAFTQFVLNTNGLIRLGSAAPSSVAAFPPFAQTPESGPISGTNAADINLIAPFNLDLGPGTAGGTEYRVVTTGTAPNRVCTIQWKNVADKPQAASSTIATVIATQFDNFSFQVKLYETTNNVEFVYGTAMASTGVSNIKYAAIGIKGAVPASSVLATKPSTGLWSAATFIVGPYLASSAGNAHNVRQTALPDVGRTYRFAPTPTSDAAVSVIYTLGKIASPDALPHAVRAVVTNAGVSAQTNLDVTLNVTGANTFTDTKRVASLAAGASTTVTFASYPATLAAGTNTITVTVPADGNNTNNTATYGQLVTANRVSYTDQAAAATGGIGLGNAILASKYTLPAATTIGDVVLTFAPAAGTTTNTAPYQLVIYDASAPGGLPGALLYTSPTQNRTTAGGTVTLTVPNIAVPTSFFVGVKETSATNMSLSYQLEAPIRPGTFFYLPGGTATWLDFAPNNSFRFAIEFGTITPNCAPPTTLAVSNITATTAGVFFTAPASGATNYEVLYGPAGFALSTGTLVTSTNAPVTLSGLTPATTYQVYVRSNCTAGGSSSYATPVTFTTPCSPTQTVAAFPYSQDFDTLIPGQSLPCGFSVLDANADGATWAVSATNPNSGANSIRYRGLVLNNVVANDWFFTPPLALLATSRYQVAFRYRGEGIANSPSNYTESLEVKSGTAATVAAQTNLLYNNTAITNTNYALANGTSVPVVALLPVGASTQYVGFHVKSLANQGNLYIDDVAVTAVSITATSEALLRAVSVFPNPSTTGVFDLEIHGANAKGSLDVQVTNTLGQRVYTGAARDNYTNRLDLSGLAAGIYYLQVRNGDERLTSQVSIVK